A genomic region of Pseudomonas frederiksbergensis contains the following coding sequences:
- a CDS encoding ABC transporter substrate-binding protein codes for MTLRTLLRSSLSITLLLGSAQAFAEATHYPLTIQSCNREVTFKEAPKHALSHDINMTQMMLALGLKPRMVGYSGISGWKAVTPDMQSILDGLPELAAKYPSVETLLNANVDFFFAGWDYGMRIGGDLTPQTLGPLGINVYELSESCAFVMKRPAASLDDTYNDLRNLGKIFDVQDRADRLISDMQAQVAEVRKDLPSEKPRVFLYDSGEDRAMTSGRLGMPQALIDAAGGRNILDDVDASWTRVNWENVVERNPQVIVIVDYGEVSAEQKEQFLLNNKALQSVDAIKNQRFIVIPYVQATPGIDNVLAVETLAKGFHGE; via the coding sequence ATGACCTTGCGCACCCTGCTCCGCTCCAGCCTGTCCATCACCCTGCTGCTGGGCAGCGCCCAGGCGTTCGCCGAAGCGACCCATTACCCGTTGACGATACAGAGCTGCAACCGTGAAGTGACCTTCAAAGAGGCACCGAAACACGCCCTCAGTCACGACATCAACATGACCCAGATGATGCTCGCCCTCGGCCTCAAACCACGGATGGTCGGCTACAGCGGCATCAGTGGCTGGAAAGCCGTGACGCCCGATATGCAGAGCATTCTCGACGGCCTGCCGGAACTCGCCGCCAAGTACCCGTCGGTAGAAACCCTGCTCAACGCCAACGTCGATTTCTTCTTCGCCGGCTGGGATTACGGCATGCGCATTGGCGGTGATCTGACTCCGCAAACCCTCGGGCCGCTGGGGATCAACGTCTATGAACTGAGCGAATCCTGCGCCTTTGTGATGAAGCGTCCAGCCGCCAGCCTTGATGACACCTACAACGACCTGCGCAACCTCGGCAAGATCTTCGACGTACAGGATCGCGCCGACCGGTTGATCAGCGACATGCAGGCGCAAGTGGCCGAGGTTCGCAAAGACCTGCCAAGTGAAAAGCCGCGTGTGTTTCTCTACGACAGCGGTGAAGACCGGGCCATGACCTCGGGCCGTCTGGGCATGCCGCAAGCGCTGATCGACGCTGCGGGCGGGCGCAATATTCTCGATGACGTCGACGCGAGCTGGACCCGGGTCAACTGGGAAAACGTTGTCGAGCGTAATCCTCAGGTGATCGTGATCGTCGATTACGGCGAAGTCAGCGCCGAGCAAAAGGAGCAATTCCTGTTGAACAACAAGGCTCTGCAATCGGTGGATGCGATCAAGAACCAACGCTTCATCGTCATCCCTTATGTGCAAGCCACACCGGGGATCGACAATGTGCTGGCGGTGGAAACCCTGGCCAAGGGTTTCCACGGCGAATGA
- a CDS encoding FecCD family ABC transporter permease, producing MINRRYAMLLIALGALLLVSCVVSLGFGAARVPVDVVWRILLHQAFGIGEVNWSAGQEHIVWLIRVPRMLLGALVGAGLALIGAVLQAVTRNPLADPHLLGVTSGATLGAVIVVLHVGEIVGLLTLPIAAFIGALLSMLIVLMIANRNGRLDSDRLLLCGVAVSFVMMAIANLLLFLGDHRASSAVMFWMLGGLGLARWELLAVPAASVLLGWVLLLGMARPLNALMTGEQTAVTLGLNARTVRLRVFVIASLMTGVLVSISGSIGFVGLMVPHIARRLVGAEHRRLLPVCVLLGSVFLVWVDVAARTLIAPEDLPIGVATAAIGGLFFIGLMRRR from the coding sequence ATGATCAATCGTCGCTATGCCATGTTGCTGATTGCCCTCGGCGCGCTGTTGCTGGTGTCCTGCGTGGTGTCGTTGGGCTTTGGCGCAGCCAGGGTGCCGGTGGACGTGGTCTGGCGGATTCTGCTGCATCAGGCATTCGGGATTGGCGAGGTGAACTGGAGCGCCGGACAGGAACATATCGTCTGGCTGATTCGCGTACCGCGCATGCTGCTCGGCGCGTTGGTGGGCGCCGGGCTGGCGCTGATCGGCGCGGTGCTGCAAGCGGTCACGCGCAACCCGTTGGCCGACCCGCATCTACTGGGCGTGACTTCCGGCGCGACCCTTGGCGCGGTGATCGTGGTGCTGCATGTGGGCGAGATCGTCGGCCTGCTGACGCTGCCAATCGCTGCATTCATCGGCGCATTGCTGAGCATGCTGATCGTGCTGATGATCGCCAACCGCAACGGTCGGCTGGACAGTGATCGCCTGCTGCTGTGCGGCGTGGCGGTGTCCTTCGTGATGATGGCGATCGCCAACCTGCTGCTGTTTCTCGGCGATCACCGTGCCAGTTCCGCGGTGATGTTCTGGATGCTCGGCGGCCTCGGGCTGGCGCGCTGGGAGTTGCTGGCAGTGCCCGCCGCCAGCGTGTTGCTCGGGTGGGTGCTGTTGCTGGGCATGGCCCGACCGTTGAATGCGTTGATGACGGGCGAGCAGACGGCTGTGACGCTGGGACTGAACGCCCGAACGGTGCGGCTGCGGGTGTTTGTGATTGCCTCGCTGATGACCGGGGTGCTGGTGTCGATCAGCGGTTCGATCGGTTTTGTCGGGCTGATGGTGCCGCACATTGCCCGGCGCCTGGTCGGTGCCGAACACCGGCGCTTGCTGCCGGTGTGCGTGCTGCTGGGGAGTGTGTTTCTGGTGTGGGTCGACGTCGCGGCGCGAACCCTGATCGCCCCTGAGGACTTGCCGATCGGTGTGGCCACCGCAGCCATCGGTGGCCTGTTCTTCATCGGCCTGATGCGCCGCCGCTAA
- the urtA gene encoding urea ABC transporter substrate-binding protein produces MKRRSLIKAFTLSASIAAMGMTWTVQAAETIKVGILHSLSGTMAISETSLKDMALMTIDEINAKGGVNGKMLEPVVVDPASNWPLFAEKGRQLLTQDKVAVVFGCWTSVSRKSVLPVFEELNGLLFYPVQYEGEEMSPNVFYTGAAPNQQAIPAVEYLMSEEGGSAKRYFLLGTDYVYPRTTNKILRSFLHAKGVADKDIEEVYTPFGHSDYQTIVANIKKFSAGGKTAVISTVNGDSNVPFYKELANQGLKAIDVPVVAFSVGEEELRGIDTKPLVGNLAAWNYFESVDNPVNQKFVADWRAYAKKHNLPGADKAVTNDPMEATYVGIHMWAQAAEKAKSTDVDKVREALAGQTFAAPSGYTLTMDKTNHHLHKPVMIGEIQADGQFNVVWQTEGPIRAQPWSPFIPGNDKKPEYAVKSN; encoded by the coding sequence ATGAAGCGTCGCAGCTTGATAAAGGCTTTCACACTATCGGCAAGCATTGCCGCGATGGGCATGACCTGGACTGTCCAGGCCGCCGAAACCATCAAGGTCGGGATTCTGCATTCGTTGTCCGGGACCATGGCGATCTCTGAAACCTCGCTTAAAGACATGGCGCTGATGACCATCGACGAGATCAACGCCAAGGGAGGAGTCAACGGCAAGATGCTCGAACCTGTGGTGGTCGACCCGGCGTCGAACTGGCCGCTGTTTGCGGAAAAGGGCCGGCAGTTGCTGACCCAGGACAAGGTCGCGGTGGTGTTTGGCTGCTGGACTTCGGTGTCGCGTAAATCGGTTTTGCCGGTGTTCGAAGAACTCAACGGCCTGCTGTTCTACCCGGTGCAATACGAAGGTGAAGAGATGTCGCCGAACGTCTTCTATACCGGCGCCGCACCGAACCAACAGGCGATCCCGGCGGTGGAATACCTGATGAGCGAAGAAGGCGGCAGCGCCAAGCGCTACTTCCTGCTCGGCACCGACTACGTCTACCCGCGGACCACCAACAAGATCCTGCGTTCGTTCCTGCACGCCAAAGGCGTGGCTGACAAGGACATCGAGGAGGTCTACACGCCGTTCGGTCACAGCGACTATCAAACCATCGTCGCCAACATCAAAAAATTCTCGGCGGGCGGCAAGACGGCGGTCATTTCCACGGTCAACGGCGACTCCAACGTACCGTTCTATAAAGAACTGGCCAACCAGGGCCTGAAAGCCATCGACGTTCCGGTCGTGGCCTTCTCGGTAGGCGAAGAAGAACTGCGTGGCATCGACACCAAACCGCTGGTGGGCAACCTCGCCGCGTGGAACTACTTCGAATCGGTGGATAACCCAGTGAACCAGAAGTTCGTCGCCGACTGGAGAGCCTACGCCAAAAAACACAACCTGCCGGGCGCGGACAAAGCGGTGACCAACGACCCGATGGAAGCCACCTACGTCGGCATTCATATGTGGGCGCAAGCCGCGGAAAAAGCCAAGTCCACCGATGTCGACAAGGTCCGCGAAGCCCTGGCCGGCCAGACCTTCGCCGCACCGTCCGGCTACACCTTGACCATGGACAAGACCAACCACCACCTGCACAAGCCGGTGATGATCGGCGAGATCCAGGCCGATGGGCAGTTCAACGTGGTATGGCAGACCGAAGGCCCGATCCGCGCCCAGCCGTGGAGCCCGTTCATACCGGGTAACGACAAGAAACCGGAGTATGCGGTGAAGAGCAACTGA
- the urtB gene encoding urea ABC transporter permease subunit UrtB produces the protein MPLYRLLLVLTLWFPMATHAGDAEDFVAANPVQQAKLLETWAAQPEPARIELINALQQGQLTVDGEAKTLRLNNRLRGLIDTVQASHQLLATDANVRLSAAQQLQKSAKPAQLAFLDQQLAGEKDPSVHAALSLALANLQLADSDPTVRLAAVRLLGETGDPLARTRLEGLLEPGVEADATVHTAAETSLAQVKRKLLVGELLGQAFSGMSLGSILLLAALGLAITFGLLGVINMAHGEMLMLGAYSTYVVQLLFQRFAPQAIEFYPLVALPVAFFVTAGIGMALERTVIRHLYGRPLETLLGTWGISLMLIQLVRLLFGAQNVEVANPAWLSGGIQVLPNLVLPYNRIVIIAFALCVVVLTWLLLNKTRLGLNVRAVTQNRNMAACCGVPTGRVDMLAFGLGSGIAGLGGVALSQVGNVGPDLGQSYIIDSFLVVVLGGVGQLAGSVLAAFGLGIANKILEPQIGAVLGKILILALIILFIQKRPQGLFALKGRVID, from the coding sequence ATGCCCCTTTATCGTCTGCTTCTGGTCCTCACTCTTTGGTTCCCCATGGCCACCCATGCCGGGGACGCCGAAGACTTCGTCGCGGCCAATCCCGTGCAGCAAGCCAAGCTTCTGGAAACCTGGGCCGCGCAGCCCGAACCGGCCCGCATCGAACTGATCAATGCGCTGCAACAAGGCCAGTTGACCGTCGACGGTGAAGCCAAAACCCTGCGTCTGAACAACCGCCTGCGGGGTCTGATCGACACCGTACAGGCCAGTCATCAACTGCTCGCCACTGACGCCAACGTGCGTTTGAGTGCCGCGCAGCAACTGCAAAAAAGCGCAAAACCTGCGCAGCTTGCATTCCTCGACCAGCAACTGGCGGGCGAAAAAGACCCAAGCGTTCACGCCGCCCTGAGCTTGGCGCTGGCCAATCTGCAACTGGCCGACAGTGACCCGACCGTGCGCCTGGCGGCCGTGCGCTTGCTCGGTGAAACCGGTGACCCACTGGCCCGCACCCGCCTTGAAGGGTTGCTCGAACCCGGCGTCGAAGCTGACGCCACGGTGCACACGGCTGCCGAAACCAGCTTGGCGCAAGTCAAACGCAAACTGCTGGTCGGCGAATTGCTCGGTCAGGCCTTCAGCGGTATGTCCCTGGGTTCGATCCTGCTGTTGGCGGCCCTCGGTTTGGCGATCACCTTCGGCCTGCTCGGGGTGATCAACATGGCCCACGGCGAGATGCTGATGCTCGGCGCCTACTCCACTTACGTGGTGCAGTTGCTGTTTCAGCGCTTCGCCCCGCAAGCGATCGAGTTCTATCCATTGGTGGCGTTGCCGGTAGCGTTTTTTGTTACTGCCGGCATCGGCATGGCGCTGGAGCGCACGGTGATTCGCCACCTCTATGGCCGACCGCTGGAAACCCTGCTCGGCACTTGGGGCATCAGCCTGATGCTGATTCAGCTGGTCCGATTGCTGTTCGGCGCGCAGAACGTCGAAGTGGCGAACCCGGCCTGGCTCTCGGGCGGGATTCAAGTACTGCCCAATCTGGTGCTGCCGTACAACCGCATCGTGATCATCGCGTTCGCGCTGTGTGTGGTGGTGCTGACCTGGCTGCTGCTGAACAAGACCCGCCTCGGTTTGAACGTGCGCGCGGTCACCCAGAACCGCAACATGGCCGCCTGCTGTGGCGTGCCTACCGGGCGCGTCGACATGCTCGCCTTCGGCCTCGGCTCGGGTATCGCCGGGCTTGGCGGCGTGGCCCTGAGTCAGGTCGGCAACGTCGGCCCGGACCTCGGCCAGAGCTACATCATCGACTCGTTCCTGGTGGTGGTACTCGGCGGCGTTGGCCAACTGGCCGGCAGCGTGCTCGCCGCCTTCGGCCTGGGGATTGCCAACAAGATTCTTGAACCACAAATCGGCGCCGTACTCGGCAAGATCCTGATCCTCGCGCTGATCATTCTGTTCATTCAGAAACGCCCGCAAGGACTCTTCGCACTCAAAGGACGGGTGATCGACTGA